A genome region from Cervus elaphus chromosome 18, mCerEla1.1, whole genome shotgun sequence includes the following:
- the TAS2R16 gene encoding taste receptor type 2 member 16, producing MITSQLSVFFMIIYMLEFLTITGQSSLIVVALGREWVQAQRLPPVDMILTSLGICRFFQLWSSMLYNFGSHFHPNYNFWYFGIVWEFTNILSFWLTSLLAVFYCVKVSFFSHPIFLWLKWRIVRLVPRLLLGSLLISCVSIIFSATSYYINIQFISMKLFARNSTMLERLEAFLWDFSTLQKVVVLVIPFLLFLASTVLLMALLSRHLKQMKDLHTGHSNSSLEAHSAALRSLAIFLTLFTFYFLTVLLSILDVLFNKESWFWAWEAIIYALVSIHSTLLMLSSAKLKRVLKARCWSLEAA from the coding sequence ATGATAACCAGCCAACTCTCTGTCTTCTTCATGATCATCTATATGCTTGAGTTCTTGACAATAACTGGGCAGAGCAGCCTGATTGTCGTAGCGCTGGGCAGAGAGTGGGTGCAGGCTCAAAGGCTGCCACCTGTGGACATGATTCTCACCAGCCTGGGCATCTGCCGCTTCTTTCAACTGTGGTCATCGATGTTGTACAACTTTGGCTCCCACTTCCACCCTAATTATAATTTTTGGTATTTCGGGATCGTCTGGGAATTTACTAACATCCTTTCCTTCTGGTTGACCAGCTTGCTTGCTGTCTTCTACTGTGTGAAAGTCTCGTTCTTCAGCCACCCCATCTTCCTCTGGCTGAAGTGGAGAATTGTGAGATTGGTTCCTCGGCTGTTGCTGGGCTCTCTGTTGATTTCTTGTGTGTCTATCATCTTTTCAGCTACTAGTTATTACATCAATATTCAATTCATCTCCATGAAGCTTTTCGCTAGAAACAGCACCATGCTTGAGAGACTTGAGGCATTCCTGTGGGATTTTTCCACACTGCAGAAAGTGGTTGTGTTGGTTATTCCTTTCCTCCTGTTCCTGGCCTCCACAGTCTTGCTCATGGCCTTATTATCCCGACATCTGAAGCAGATGAAAGACCTTCACACGGGCCACTCCAACTCCAGCCTGGAAGCTCACTCTGCCGCCCTGAGGTCTCTTGCCATCTTCCTCACCTTGTTCACCTTTTATTTTCTGACCGTGCTCCTCTCCATCTTGGATGTCCTATTTAATAAAGAGTCCTGGTTCTGGGCCTGGGAAGCTATCATCTATGCATTAGTCTCTATTCATTCTACTTTACTAATGCTGAGCAGTGCCAAACTTAAAAGAGTTTTAAAGGCAAGGTGCTGGAGCCTAGAAGCTGCCTGA